In the Adlercreutzia equolifaciens DSM 19450 genome, one interval contains:
- a CDS encoding PrgI family protein: MEVKVNREIREYTEGVFFGMSLRQCVFALLACVAAVGLYFGLSPFLRLDELSWACIAGAAPFAALGFVTWHGMAVERAAWAWAKYALLTPKELPARPQNLYYEAVCTPHRAKGIRREKGGHHGRTRS, from the coding sequence GTGGAAGTGAAGGTCAACCGAGAGATACGCGAGTATACCGAGGGGGTGTTCTTCGGCATGTCGCTTCGGCAGTGCGTCTTCGCGCTGCTCGCCTGCGTCGCCGCCGTGGGGCTCTACTTCGGGCTGTCGCCCTTCCTGAGACTGGACGAGCTCTCCTGGGCGTGCATCGCGGGAGCGGCCCCGTTCGCCGCGCTGGGGTTCGTCACCTGGCACGGCATGGCGGTCGAACGCGCGGCGTGGGCGTGGGCCAAATACGCGCTTTTGACCCCCAAGGAACTGCCCGCGCGCCCGCAGAACCTGTACTACGAGGCCGTCTGCACGCCGCATCGCGCGAAGGGCATCCGCCGCGAGAAAGGAGGGCATCATGGCCGCACTCGCAGCTAG
- a CDS encoding VirB4-like conjugal transfer ATPase, CD1110 family: MAALAARRRKGGTRFVPPKTAEDAVPVRRIWPDGVCLTDDGEYAKTWRVSDVNYAAASKEDKEAMFLGYSDLLNSFDSDARAKVTVAVRRLDAEALGRRILIPPKGDGLDRYREEYNAMLIEKATGANSMVREIYLTIAVGGRSIQEARSYFNRASAETAAHLARLGAHCEELDAEGKLRLLRGFYRGGADDLPIDVRASMRRGHSFKDAVAPEGAGIEADRLRVGGRWARALYLTDYASYIKDGFLAELTDARRAMALSIDVVPVPTDEAVREVERRLLGVETNITNWTRRQNANMNYNVAVPYDMEQQRKESREFLDDLMSRDQRMMFATVTLVHFADTPEELDADTEALLSCARKHLCRLSVLRFQQLDGLSTALPIGVRRIEAMRTLTTESLAVLMPFRVQEIMEEGGMYFGENAISRNLILCDKSRLLNPNAFVLGVPGSGKSFSTKELIAMLALSTDDDIVICDPEREYASLAEALGGEVVRIAAGSPHHINAMDMVEGYGEGGNPVADKSEFVLSLFEQLDRRGLGPQAKSVVDRCTSAVYADYLRGGEAPTLAHLRDKLLAQPEPQARDLALSLELFTSGTLDAFAHPTNVDTRNRLLVYDIMDLGRQLKTMGLLVITDAMLNRVTDNWRAGRRTHIFIDEFHVVFENEYSGAFFNSAWRRFRKRNAYPTAITQNVEYLLDSVLASTMLSNSELIVMLNQAAADRGKLGELLNISREQMGYITNAEAGCGLLRYGGAIVPFANRFPRDTELYRLMTTKPGE; the protein is encoded by the coding sequence ATGGCCGCACTCGCAGCTAGGCGGCGCAAAGGCGGCACGCGGTTCGTCCCGCCGAAAACCGCCGAGGACGCCGTGCCCGTGCGCCGCATCTGGCCCGACGGCGTGTGCCTCACCGACGACGGCGAGTACGCGAAGACCTGGCGCGTGAGCGACGTGAACTACGCGGCGGCGTCAAAGGAGGATAAGGAGGCCATGTTCCTGGGCTACTCGGACCTGCTCAACTCTTTCGACTCCGACGCGCGGGCCAAGGTCACCGTGGCGGTGCGCAGGCTCGACGCCGAAGCCCTCGGGCGGCGCATCCTCATACCGCCCAAGGGCGACGGGCTCGACCGCTACCGCGAGGAGTACAACGCCATGCTCATAGAGAAGGCCACGGGGGCGAATTCCATGGTGCGCGAGATATACCTTACCATCGCCGTGGGAGGGAGAAGCATCCAGGAGGCCCGCTCCTACTTCAACCGCGCGTCGGCGGAGACGGCCGCGCACCTCGCGCGCCTCGGGGCGCACTGCGAGGAGCTCGACGCAGAGGGCAAGCTGCGGCTTCTGAGGGGCTTCTACCGGGGCGGCGCCGACGACCTGCCCATCGACGTGCGCGCCTCGATGCGCCGGGGGCACTCGTTCAAGGACGCCGTTGCGCCCGAGGGCGCGGGCATTGAGGCCGACCGCCTGCGGGTGGGCGGCCGCTGGGCGCGCGCCCTGTACCTGACCGACTACGCGTCCTACATCAAGGACGGCTTTCTGGCCGAGCTTACCGACGCGAGGCGCGCGATGGCGCTTTCCATAGACGTCGTCCCCGTGCCCACTGACGAGGCGGTGCGCGAGGTGGAGCGGCGACTGCTCGGTGTGGAGACGAACATCACCAACTGGACGCGCCGGCAGAACGCCAACATGAACTATAACGTGGCCGTGCCCTACGACATGGAGCAGCAGCGCAAGGAGAGCCGCGAGTTCCTGGACGACCTCATGTCGCGCGACCAGCGCATGATGTTCGCCACGGTGACGCTCGTCCACTTTGCCGACACGCCCGAGGAGCTCGACGCCGACACCGAGGCGCTGCTCTCGTGCGCGCGCAAGCACCTGTGCCGCCTCTCGGTCCTGCGCTTCCAGCAGCTCGACGGGCTGTCAACCGCGCTGCCCATAGGCGTGCGTCGCATCGAGGCGATGCGCACGCTCACCACCGAGAGCCTCGCCGTGCTCATGCCGTTCCGCGTGCAGGAGATCATGGAGGAGGGCGGCATGTACTTCGGCGAGAACGCCATATCGCGCAACCTCATCCTGTGCGACAAGTCGCGGCTCCTGAACCCCAACGCGTTCGTGCTGGGCGTGCCGGGCTCGGGCAAGAGCTTCTCGACCAAGGAGCTCATAGCTATGCTTGCGCTCTCGACCGACGACGACATAGTGATATGCGACCCCGAGCGCGAGTACGCCTCGCTCGCCGAGGCACTGGGCGGCGAGGTGGTGCGCATCGCGGCGGGCAGCCCCCACCACATCAACGCCATGGACATGGTGGAGGGCTACGGCGAGGGAGGCAACCCCGTGGCCGACAAGAGCGAGTTCGTGCTGTCACTGTTCGAGCAGCTCGACCGCCGGGGACTGGGGCCGCAGGCCAAGTCGGTCGTGGACCGCTGCACCTCGGCGGTGTACGCCGACTACCTGCGCGGCGGCGAGGCGCCCACGCTCGCCCACCTGCGCGACAAACTGCTCGCCCAGCCCGAGCCGCAGGCGCGTGACCTGGCGCTTTCGCTGGAGCTGTTCACCTCGGGCACGCTGGACGCGTTCGCGCACCCAACCAACGTGGACACCCGCAACAGGCTCCTCGTCTACGACATCATGGACCTGGGCCGCCAGCTCAAGACCATGGGGCTGCTCGTCATCACCGACGCGATGCTCAACCGCGTGACGGACAACTGGCGCGCGGGCAGGCGCACGCACATCTTCATAGACGAGTTCCACGTGGTGTTCGAGAACGAGTACTCCGGCGCGTTCTTCAACAGCGCGTGGCGCCGCTTCCGCAAGCGCAACGCCTACCCCACGGCCATCACGCAGAACGTGGAGTACCTGCTCGATTCGGTCTTGGCCTCCACGATGCTCTCCAACTCCGAGCTCATCGTCATGCTCAACCAGGCGGCCGCCGACCGCGGGAAACTGGGCGAACTCCTCAACATCAGCCGAGAGCAGATGGGCTACATCACCAACGCCGAGGCGGGCTGCGGCCTCCTGCGCTACGGCGGCGCCATCGTGCCGTTCGCCAACCGCTTCCCGAGGGACACCGAGCTCTACCGCCTCATGACCACTAAGCCCGGGGAGTGA
- a CDS encoding CHAP domain-containing protein — MRTRAQAASRARAARASRKATAKGANAAARRAASSAGRFARMAALQARAATAALTGLGSSAAAVVVVTCLAAFVATSAFGIFLMGGDIGDGNPPLREVVAEIDAEHAAKVEEAKASAECDEVSVSGGKSPWKETLAVFAVKLAADAENPLDVLTLDAARQGALRAVFWDMNSIETEIEEAEPSDSDGEDAPPAKVLRVTLSAKTAEQMASAYGFDAGQLETLRELLDERHDAAWRAVLHGIAGGAADIVEIASSQLGNVGGRPYWSWYGFESRVEWCACFVSWCANECGYIDSGAVPKFSYCPTGVQWFKAAGRWLPGGSAPAPGDIVFFDWDGDGVSDHVGIVESCDGSTVRTIEGNSDDACRRSAYGVGSPFIMGYGACSF, encoded by the coding sequence ATGCGCACGAGGGCGCAGGCGGCGTCGCGCGCACGCGCGGCCCGGGCATCCCGCAAAGCTACGGCGAAGGGCGCGAACGCCGCCGCGCGGCGGGCGGCAAGCAGCGCGGGCCGGTTCGCGCGCATGGCCGCGCTCCAGGCGCGGGCGGCAACTGCGGCGCTCACCGGTCTTGGGTCGTCCGCTGCCGCAGTGGTCGTGGTGACATGCCTCGCGGCGTTCGTCGCCACCTCGGCGTTCGGCATCTTCCTCATGGGCGGCGACATAGGCGACGGCAACCCCCCGCTCCGCGAGGTGGTGGCGGAGATAGACGCCGAGCACGCCGCCAAGGTGGAGGAGGCCAAGGCGTCGGCGGAATGCGACGAGGTTTCGGTTTCGGGCGGCAAGAGCCCGTGGAAGGAAACCCTCGCCGTGTTCGCGGTCAAGCTGGCGGCAGACGCCGAGAACCCGCTCGACGTTCTGACGCTCGACGCCGCGCGGCAGGGCGCGCTGCGCGCCGTGTTCTGGGACATGAACTCCATAGAAACCGAGATAGAGGAAGCCGAGCCGAGCGATTCCGACGGCGAAGACGCCCCGCCCGCCAAGGTGCTGCGCGTCACGCTCTCGGCCAAGACGGCGGAGCAGATGGCGTCGGCCTACGGGTTCGACGCGGGGCAACTCGAAACGCTGCGCGAGCTTCTGGACGAGCGCCACGACGCCGCATGGCGGGCCGTACTCCACGGGATCGCGGGCGGCGCCGCCGACATCGTGGAGATCGCCTCGAGCCAGCTGGGCAACGTGGGCGGCAGGCCGTACTGGTCATGGTACGGGTTCGAGAGCCGCGTGGAATGGTGCGCGTGCTTCGTGAGCTGGTGTGCGAACGAGTGCGGGTACATCGATTCGGGCGCGGTGCCCAAGTTCTCCTACTGCCCCACGGGCGTGCAGTGGTTCAAGGCCGCAGGCCGCTGGCTGCCGGGAGGCAGCGCGCCGGCGCCTGGGGACATCGTGTTCTTCGACTGGGACGGAGACGGCGTCTCCGACCACGTGGGCATCGTGGAGTCGTGCGACGGCTCCACCGTGCGCACCATCGAAGGCAATTCGGACGATGCGTGCAGGAGAAGCGCCTACGGCGTCGGAAGCCCTTTCATTATGGGGTATGGGGCGTGCTCTTTCTAA
- a CDS encoding helix-turn-helix domain-containing protein, whose amino-acid sequence MKEDAITQKVTECCYRLRDRLFKKTMGKAYGTPASIEHDSSGSERETAPFSLLSAKYVLKLGISKSEFCRRTLLSEKTYERIKYGQLADRPKPETVMQFCVGLGLSLEESENLFNAAGYYLGGCKLHEAYRELLSMNDSLTIYECNDVLRHLELPLLARWIEIS is encoded by the coding sequence GTGAAGGAGGATGCCATTACTCAAAAAGTAACGGAGTGTTGCTATCGACTAAGAGACCGCCTCTTCAAGAAGACGATGGGGAAAGCTTATGGCACTCCAGCGTCAATCGAACACGATAGCAGCGGGTCAGAAAGAGAGACAGCACCATTTTCTCTGCTTTCTGCGAAGTACGTCTTGAAGCTTGGCATTTCAAAAAGCGAGTTCTGCAGACGTACTTTGCTGTCGGAGAAAACTTACGAGCGAATCAAATATGGTCAACTTGCAGATCGTCCTAAACCAGAAACAGTGATGCAATTTTGCGTAGGCCTCGGACTCTCTTTGGAAGAATCCGAGAATCTTTTCAATGCGGCGGGTTATTACCTTGGAGGGTGTAAGCTTCATGAGGCATACAGAGAGTTGCTGTCCATGAACGACAGCCTAACCATCTACGAGTGCAACGATGTTTTGCGTCATTTGGAGCTGCCTTTATTGGCAAGATGGATAGAGATTTCTTAG